From a region of the Haematobia irritans isolate KBUSLIRL chromosome 4, ASM5000362v1, whole genome shotgun sequence genome:
- the RpL10Ab gene encoding ribosomal protein L10Ab, with the protein MASKVSRDTLYESVNATLDFSKKKKRGFLETVELQIGLKNYDPQKDKRFSGTVKLKHIPRPKMKVCVLGDQQHCDEAKANNVECMDAEALKKLNKNKKLVKKLAKSYDAFLASESLIKQIPRLLGPGLNKAGKFPGLLSHQESMMGKIEEVKSTIKFQMKKVLCLSVAVGHVNMEPDELVQNIHLSINFLVSLLKKNWQNVRSLHIKSSMGPPQRLY; encoded by the exons ATGGC TTCAAAGGTTTCCCGTGATACGCTTTATGAGAGCGTCAATGCTACTTTGGATTTCTCCAAGAAGAAGAAGCGTGGTTTCTTGGAAACCGTGGAATTACAAATCGGTTTGAAGAACTACGATCCCCAAAAGGACAAGCGTTTCTCCGGCACCGTCAA ATTGAAGCACATCCCCCGCCCAAAAATGAAGGTATGCGTCTTGGGTGATCAACAGCATTGTGATGAAGCTAAAGCCAACAATGTGGAATGCATGGATGCTGAAGCTTTGAAGAAATTGAATAAGAACAAGAAGTTGGTCAAGAAATTGGCCAAGTCCTATGATGCTTTCTTGGCTTCTGAATCCTTGATCAAACAAATTCCCCGTCTCTTGGGTCCCGGTTTGAACAAGGCTGGCAAGTTCCCTGGTCTTTTGTCCCATCAAGAATCCATGATGGGTAAGATTGAAGAAGTCAAATCTACCATCAAGTTCCAAATGAAGAAAGTGTTGTGTTTGTCTGTTGCCGTCGGTCATGTCAACATGGAACCCGATGAGTTggtacaaaatatccatttgtcCATTAATTTCTTGGTCTCTTTGTTGAAGAAGAACTGGCAAAACGTCCGCTCATTGCACATCAAGTCATCCATGGGCCCACCCCAACGCTTGTACTAA